GCGCCGACGTGACGGCGTCCGCCTACCTGACGGCGCCGGTCGCGACGGAGCCCACCCTGGCGCTGCGCGCGGGGGGCCGCCGCGCGTGGGGCGCGTTCCCGCTCCAGGAAGCCGCCTTCGTGGGCGGGTCGGGGTCGCTCCGCGGCTACCCGGAGCAGCGCTTCGCCGGGGAGGGCGCGGTGTTCGCCAACGCGGAGCTGCGCGTCCCGCTCGCCCCGGTCAACCTGGGCGTGCGTGGCGAGGTGGGGGCGCTCGCCCTGGCCGACGCGGGCCGGGTCTTCGCCGAAGGCGAGAGCTCGTCCCGGTGGCACACCGCGTACGGCGGCGGGGTGTGGGCCAGCTTCCTGGGGAGGAGCCGCACCTTCGGCGTGTCGTACGCCCGCGGCGATGCCGGGCGGATCTATCTCTGGAGCGGCTTCCCGTTCTGAGGGCGGCCTCCGGTGCGGGACGTGCAGTCGCCTCCCGGCTCCGGAAGGTGAGCGAGAACCGAACCCCAGCCCAGCCATCCATGTCCGTGCACGAGCTCGCAGGCAGGCCGGCTCCCCGTGAGTCGCTCGTCGACGTCCCGCGCCTGGTCTCCGCCTACCACACCACCCGCCCCGACCCCGCCGACCCGGCGCAGCGCGTCGCCTTCGGCACCTCCGGGCACCGGGGGACCTCCACGGAGGGGAGCTTCAACGAGGATCACCTCGCCGCCGTCTGCCAGGCGGTCGCCGAGCACCGGGAGGCACAGGGGATCCGCGGCCCGCTCTTCGTGGGCGCCGACACGCACGCGCTCTCCGCGCCCGCGTTCTCCACGGCGCTGGAGGTGCTGGCGGCCAACGGCGTGCAGCTGGTGGTCGACCCGGCGCAGGCGCCCATCCCCACCCCCGTCGTCTCACACGCCATCCTCCGCCACAACCGGGAGCGGCCCGCCGCGCTGGCGGACGGCGTGGTGGTCACCCCGTCGCACAACCCGCCGGAG
This genomic stretch from Longimicrobiaceae bacterium harbors:
- a CDS encoding BamA/TamA family outer membrane protein, which codes for ADVTASAYLTAPVATEPTLALRAGGRRAWGAFPLQEAAFVGGSGSLRGYPEQRFAGEGAVFANAELRVPLAPVNLGVRGEVGALALADAGRVFAEGESSSRWHTAYGGGVWASFLGRSRTFGVSYARGDAGRIYLWSGFPF